A stretch of the Fusobacterium varium genome encodes the following:
- the tsaB gene encoding tRNA threonylcarbamoyladenosine biosynthesis protein TsaB: protein MLILAIDTATKIGSVALYDDKIGIVGEVNLYVKVNHSNVIMKAMDSLFELSGYTIKDVDKIAVTIGPGSFTGIRIGVAIAKGLAYSLSKPIIGINELDVLAEMGEEREELIVPLIDARKERVYYSQYKYENKKLIRKEEYKDGELRDILENLKGKKAVFIGDGAVVNQELIEEIMGNGNVIFSKAGSIPRAAVAAQMASVYKDDNIYTLEPFYINKSQAEREKEEREKNK, encoded by the coding sequence ATGTTGATTTTAGCAATTGATACTGCTACAAAAATAGGAAGTGTAGCTTTATATGATGACAAAATCGGAATAGTAGGAGAAGTAAACTTATATGTTAAAGTAAATCATTCAAATGTAATAATGAAAGCTATGGATTCTTTATTTGAACTATCTGGATATACAATAAAAGATGTAGATAAAATAGCTGTAACAATAGGTCCGGGATCTTTTACGGGAATAAGAATAGGAGTAGCAATAGCAAAAGGACTTGCTTATTCTTTAAGTAAACCTATCATTGGGATAAATGAATTAGATGTTCTGGCAGAAATGGGAGAAGAAAGGGAAGAACTTATAGTTCCTCTTATTGATGCAAGAAAAGAGAGAGTATATTATTCTCAATATAAGTATGAAAATAAGAAATTAATAAGAAAAGAAGAATATAAAGATGGAGAATTAAGAGATATACTTGAAAATTTAAAAGGGAAAAAAGCTGTATTTATAGGTGATGGAGCTGTAGTTAACCAAGAACTTATAGAAGAAATTATGGGAAATGGAAATGTTATATTTTCTAAAGCAGGTTCTATTCCAAGAGCTGCAGTAGCAGCTCAAATGGCTTCAGTATATAAAGATGATAATATATATACATTGGAACCTTTTTATATAAATAAATCACAGGCAGAGAGAGAAAAAGAAGAAAGAGAAAAAAATAAATAA
- a CDS encoding NADH dehydrogenase, which produces MGIKKWRCTICGEEFEGDTPPEVCPVCNVGSEFFEEVKNEKEIIASANKIEKKKNISGKAWKCTVCDEIFQDGEVPDTCPVCGVGKELFEEIEIKPVSETSWKCTVCSEVIDGEECPAICPVCGAGKEAFEKIENKKENSDSNKIEKVVIIGGGVAAVSAADAVRSKNKMAEIKIITKENIMPYYRTMLTEHLHADMSEEKLKIKKDKWYEEKNIELITGDTVVSIIPESKKVILLSGKEYLYDKLILATGSECFVPPIKNAALDGVFTIRSMKDTENVKEYVKKCKRAVVIGGGVLGLEAAWGLKELGLDVSVIEMMQRILPKQLDEKGSKMLEQAIIRSGVKVYKGVVVDHLEGEEKVSSVVLEKGEHIMADLVIISAGILPNKQLAADIGIKTGRGIIVNGKMETSEKDIYACGDAAEYEGKVIGLWQVAMEQGKTAGLNASGESAVYKEQIQPLNFDGMNIKLISIGLIGNGKECEEFVEDIDTKKNIYKKLYFEENKLKGAILIGDVSKGITIIKNVRENAEKDIVLGKIYS; this is translated from the coding sequence ATGGGAATAAAAAAATGGAGATGTACAATATGTGGAGAAGAGTTTGAAGGGGATACTCCTCCAGAAGTGTGTCCTGTATGCAATGTTGGAAGTGAATTTTTTGAAGAAGTAAAAAATGAAAAGGAAATAATAGCATCTGCAAATAAAATTGAAAAGAAAAAAAATATTTCTGGAAAAGCATGGAAATGTACAGTATGTGATGAAATATTTCAAGATGGTGAAGTGCCTGATACATGTCCTGTCTGTGGAGTAGGAAAAGAACTTTTTGAAGAGATAGAAATTAAACCAGTTTCAGAGACAAGTTGGAAATGTACAGTATGTAGTGAAGTAATAGATGGAGAAGAATGTCCAGCTATTTGCCCTGTCTGTGGAGCAGGAAAAGAAGCTTTTGAAAAAATAGAAAATAAAAAAGAAAATTCTGATTCAAATAAAATAGAAAAAGTAGTCATAATTGGTGGAGGAGTAGCAGCTGTATCAGCAGCAGATGCAGTCAGAAGTAAAAATAAAATGGCAGAAATAAAAATAATAACTAAAGAAAATATAATGCCATATTATAGAACTATGCTTACAGAACATCTTCATGCAGATATGTCAGAAGAAAAATTGAAAATAAAAAAAGATAAATGGTATGAAGAAAAGAATATAGAATTAATTACAGGAGATACAGTAGTATCTATAATACCAGAAAGTAAAAAGGTAATTTTATTAAGTGGCAAAGAATATTTATATGATAAGCTAATACTGGCAACCGGATCAGAATGCTTTGTACCACCTATAAAAAATGCAGCTTTAGATGGTGTTTTTACTATAAGAAGCATGAAGGATACAGAAAATGTAAAGGAATATGTAAAGAAGTGCAAAAGAGCAGTTGTAATAGGAGGAGGAGTTCTTGGTTTAGAAGCAGCCTGGGGATTAAAAGAATTAGGATTAGATGTTTCGGTAATAGAAATGATGCAAAGAATTCTGCCTAAACAACTGGATGAAAAAGGTTCTAAAATGTTGGAACAAGCTATAATTCGTTCTGGAGTAAAAGTATATAAAGGTGTTGTTGTAGATCATTTAGAAGGAGAAGAAAAAGTATCATCTGTTGTTCTTGAAAAAGGAGAACATATTATGGCTGATTTAGTAATTATAAGTGCAGGAATACTTCCTAATAAACAACTTGCTGCAGATATTGGGATTAAGACGGGAAGAGGAATAATTGTAAATGGAAAAATGGAAACATCAGAAAAAGATATTTATGCCTGTGGAGATGCAGCTGAATATGAAGGAAAAGTAATAGGACTTTGGCAGGTAGCTATGGAACAGGGAAAAACAGCAGGATTAAATGCAAGTGGAGAGAGTGCTGTTTATAAAGAACAAATTCAACCTCTTAATTTTGATGGAATGAATATTAAACTTATTTCTATCGGTTTGATTGGAAATGGAAAAGAATGTGAAGAATTTGTAGAAGATATAGACACTAAAAAAAATATTTATAAAAAATTATATTTTGAAGAAAATAAGCTAAAAGGTGCTATATTAATAGGAGATGTTTCAAAAGGTATCACAATAATAAAAAATGTCAGAGAAAACGCTGAAAAGGACATCGTTTTAGGGAAAATATACTCTTAA
- the trxA gene encoding thioredoxin, translating into MSSLINLNEITFEKEVINNKGIVIVDFWAEWCGPCKVLAPILEEISEERKVKIYKVNVDENPSLAGQFGIKSIPTMVIFENGIRVDQVVGLRPKEEIKEKLAAY; encoded by the coding sequence GTGAGCAGTTTAATCAATCTAAATGAGATTACTTTTGAAAAAGAAGTTATAAATAATAAAGGGATTGTAATTGTGGATTTTTGGGCTGAATGGTGTGGACCTTGCAAAGTACTTGCTCCAATTTTAGAAGAAATTTCTGAGGAGAGAAAAGTAAAAATATACAAAGTCAATGTTGATGAGAATCCAAGTCTGGCAGGACAGTTTGGAATAAAAAGCATTCCTACTATGGTAATCTTTGAAAATGGAATAAGAGTAGATCAAGTAGTTGGATTAAGACCAAAAGAAGAGATAAAAGAAAAATTAGCTGCATATTAA